A stretch of the Streptococcus suis genome encodes the following:
- the phoU gene encoding phosphate transport system regulatory protein PhoU, translated as MLRTQFEVELGKLHNQFYAMGNEVLGQINNTVRAFTTHDRELAKEVIEADKKINEFEVKLEKKSLEIIALQQPVSTDLRRVITVLKATSDIERMGDHAVSIAKAAIRMKGEIRIPIVEEEIKNMGKEARRLVESSLDLYLNSGDIETAYEVAASDEIINEYYSKIQELTTEEIKKNPDSLIAGRDYFQVITYLERIGDYAKNICEWVVYLRTGDITEL; from the coding sequence ATGCTAAGAACACAATTTGAAGTAGAACTAGGCAAGCTTCACAATCAATTTTATGCTATGGGTAATGAAGTATTAGGACAGATTAACAATACTGTTCGTGCATTCACGACTCATGATCGCGAATTAGCGAAGGAAGTAATTGAAGCAGACAAAAAAATTAATGAGTTTGAAGTAAAACTCGAGAAAAAATCTCTTGAGATTATTGCGCTTCAACAACCCGTTTCAACTGACCTACGTCGAGTGATTACAGTCTTAAAAGCAACCAGTGATATAGAAAGAATGGGCGATCATGCTGTTTCAATTGCAAAAGCAGCCATTCGGATGAAAGGTGAAATTCGTATTCCTATAGTCGAGGAAGAAATTAAGAATATGGGCAAAGAAGCCCGTCGTTTAGTTGAGTCCTCACTCGATTTGTATTTAAATTCTGGTGATATTGAAACTGCTTACGAAGTTGCGGCCAGTGACGAAATTATCAATGAATATTATTCTAAAATTCAAGAATTGACAACTGAAGAGATTAAAAAGAATCCAGATTCACTTATTGCAGGTAGAGATTACTTCCAAGTGATAACTTATTTGGAACGTATTGGTGACTATGCGAAAAACATTTGTGAATGGGTTGTGTATCTTCGTACTGGTGATATCACTGAGTTGTAA
- a CDS encoding type I 3-dehydroquinate dehydratase, translating to MKIVVPIIPKNLEEIEAIDRERLSEADIVEWRADFLPKAEILKVAPAVFEVCNGKEVLFTLRTTREGGHLDLEDQEYVNLIKEVAAIYQPDYIDFEYYSFQSVFDQMLDFPNLVLSYHNFTETPSNYLEIISELTRLSPAVVKIAVMANSEQDVLDVMNYTRGFKTLNSEQEFATISMGALGKLSRISGFVTGSSWTFASLDEASAPGQISLANTRKFLDILEN from the coding sequence ATGAAAATTGTTGTTCCAATAATTCCTAAAAATTTAGAAGAAATAGAAGCAATTGATAGAGAACGATTATCTGAAGCTGACATTGTTGAATGGAGAGCTGATTTTCTTCCAAAAGCTGAGATATTGAAAGTTGCACCTGCCGTTTTTGAAGTATGTAATGGTAAAGAGGTATTATTTACGCTTCGAACCACACGTGAGGGTGGACACCTAGATTTAGAAGATCAAGAATATGTCAATCTAATTAAGGAAGTTGCAGCAATTTACCAACCAGACTATATTGATTTTGAGTACTATTCTTTTCAGTCTGTATTTGATCAAATGTTGGATTTCCCTAACTTAGTTTTAAGTTACCACAATTTCACGGAAACACCTTCCAATTATTTGGAAATCATTTCTGAGCTTACACGTCTATCTCCTGCGGTTGTGAAAATTGCTGTTATGGCAAACTCCGAGCAGGATGTACTTGATGTGATGAATTATACTCGTGGGTTTAAAACATTGAATTCTGAGCAAGAGTTTGCTACAATTTCAATGGGGGCATTAGGAAAATTATCTCGGATATCAGGATTTGTAACGGGTTCAAGTTGGACTTTTGCAAGTTTAGATGAAGCTTCTGCCCCTGGCCAGATCTCATTGGCCAATACACGAAAATTTTTAGATATATTGGAGAACTAG
- a CDS encoding LysM domain-containing protein, giving the protein MSKEPWNEEVYTSQSASRKDRIKNGVASTRIFTVLAIIFFIIMLVVLVIAIYLSTGGSSTNSNQEFYNASNASSAVSSSSTTSEESTTSESTTDSSTETTTSSEAGDGSTITVEAGEGIGSIAARAGISISELERLNPDKMVGPGGTWWANPGDIVRIR; this is encoded by the coding sequence ATGTCAAAAGAACCATGGAATGAAGAAGTTTATACCTCACAATCTGCGAGTCGCAAAGATCGAATAAAAAATGGTGTTGCGAGTACGCGAATTTTCACAGTACTGGCTATTATTTTCTTTATCATTATGCTTGTTGTTTTAGTGATTGCCATCTACCTATCAACAGGTGGTAGTTCAACTAATTCAAATCAAGAATTTTACAATGCAAGCAATGCTAGTAGTGCCGTTTCCTCTTCTTCAACAACGAGTGAGGAAAGTACAACATCTGAAAGTACTACAGATTCTAGCACTGAAACGACGACTTCGTCAGAAGCAGGAGATGGTTCAACCATTACTGTTGAAGCTGGAGAAGGAATTGGGAGTATCGCGGCCCGTGCTGGTATTTCAATTTCAGAGCTAGAACGTTTAAATCCGGATAAAATGGTCGGACCTGGTGGAACATGGTGGGCCAATCCTGGTGACATTGTTCGTATTAGATAA
- a CDS encoding ferredoxin, with amino-acid sequence MNIKLIPERCIACGLCQTYSELFDYNDDGIVIFSDSEALEKEHPLTDSILKAAKSCPTKAIRLD; translated from the coding sequence ATGAATATAAAATTAATTCCGGAAAGATGTATTGCATGTGGTCTTTGCCAAACCTACTCAGAACTTTTTGATTACAATGATGACGGTATTGTCATCTTTTCTGATAGCGAAGCTTTAGAAAAAGAACACCCACTAACAGATAGCATCTTGAAAGCAGCAAAATCATGTCCCACTAAAGCGATTCGATTAGACTGA
- the pstB gene encoding phosphate ABC transporter ATP-binding protein — protein sequence MADYNWNERHIITFPEEKIALSTKDVHVYYGKNEAIKGIDMQFEKNKITALIGPSGCGKSTYLRSLNRMNDTIDIAKVTGQILYEGIDINKPNMNVYEIRKHVGMVFQRPNPFAKSIYRNITFAHERAGVKDKKVLDEIVETSLKQAALWDQVKDDLHKSAFTLSGGQQQRLCIARAISVKPQILLMDEPASALDPIATMQLEETMFELKKNYTIIIVTHNMQQAARASDYTAFFYLGDLIEYDKTANIFQNAKLKSTSDYVSGHFG from the coding sequence ATGGCAGATTACAACTGGAATGAACGCCATATCATTACATTTCCAGAGGAAAAAATAGCCCTTTCAACAAAAGATGTTCATGTTTACTATGGTAAAAATGAAGCAATCAAGGGCATTGATATGCAGTTCGAGAAAAATAAAATCACAGCTTTGATTGGACCATCGGGTTGTGGGAAATCAACTTATCTTCGCAGTTTGAATCGAATGAATGATACGATTGATATTGCAAAAGTAACTGGTCAAATCCTCTATGAGGGAATTGATATCAATAAACCAAACATGAATGTCTACGAGATTCGTAAGCATGTTGGAATGGTTTTCCAACGTCCAAATCCTTTTGCGAAATCCATTTATCGTAATATCACTTTTGCACATGAGCGTGCAGGTGTAAAAGATAAGAAAGTTTTGGATGAAATTGTTGAGACATCATTGAAACAAGCTGCACTTTGGGATCAGGTAAAAGATGATTTGCACAAGTCAGCCTTCACCTTATCAGGTGGTCAACAACAACGTTTGTGTATTGCCCGAGCTATCTCAGTGAAGCCTCAAATTTTGCTCATGGATGAACCGGCGTCAGCACTTGATCCGATAGCGACAATGCAATTGGAAGAAACCATGTTCGAGTTGAAGAAGAATTATACCATTATTATCGTGACACACAACATGCAACAAGCAGCACGTGCGAGTGATTATACAGCGTTCTTCTATTTAGGCGATTTAATTGAGTATGATAAGACGGCAAATATCTTTCAAAATGCGAAACTTAAATCTACTAGCGACTATGTTTCAGGTCATTTCGGATAG
- a CDS encoding translation initiation factor IF-3 has translation MFINDEIRVREVRLIGLEGEQLGIKPLNEAQAIADNSNVDLVLIQPQAKPPVAKVMDYGKFKFEYQKKQKDQRKKQSVVTVKEVRLSPVIDKGDFETKLRNARKFLEKGNKVKVSIRFKGRMITHKEVGAKVLAEFAEATQDIAIIEQRAKMDGRQMFMQLAPASEKK, from the coding sequence TTGTTCATCAATGATGAAATTCGAGTGCGTGAAGTTCGTCTTATCGGTCTTGAGGGTGAACAGTTGGGAATCAAACCGCTCAATGAGGCTCAGGCCATTGCTGATAATTCAAATGTGGATTTAGTATTGATTCAACCACAAGCTAAACCGCCAGTAGCTAAAGTCATGGACTACGGTAAGTTTAAGTTTGAATATCAGAAAAAACAGAAAGACCAACGCAAGAAACAAAGTGTTGTTACTGTAAAAGAAGTACGTCTAAGTCCAGTAATTGATAAAGGGGATTTTGAGACAAAACTTCGTAATGCCCGTAAATTCCTTGAAAAAGGAAATAAAGTCAAGGTTTCGATCCGTTTTAAGGGTCGTATGATTACCCACAAAGAAGTTGGAGCGAAAGTATTAGCTGAGTTCGCCGAAGCAACCCAAGATATTGCGATTATTGAACAACGTGCTAAGATGGACGGTCGTCAAATGTTTATGCAATTGGCCCCAGCTTCAGAAAAAAAATAA
- the aroC gene encoding chorismate synthase: MRYLTAGESHGPRLTAIIEGVPAGLPLTAEDINKDLKRRQGGYGRGSRMQIETDRVEITAGVRHGKTTGAPITLNVTNKDHQKWLDIMAVEDIEEKLKSKRRIKHPRPGHADLVGGMKYRFSDLRNSLERSSARETTMRVAVGAVAKRILEELDIEIANHVVVFGGKEIDVPDGLTIAQIRDRAAASEVSIVNQEREEEIKAYIDQVKRDGDTIGGVVETIVGGVPAGLGSYVQWDRKLDAKLAQAVVSINAFKGAEFGLGFKTGYLQGSQVMDEILWTEEDGYTRRTNHLGGFEGGMTNGQPLIIRGVMKPIPTLYKPLMSVDIDTHEPYKATVERSDPTALPAAGVVMESVVATVIANEMLEKFSSDNLEELKAAVASHRDYVKNF, encoded by the coding sequence ATGAGGTATTTAACAGCAGGCGAGTCGCATGGCCCACGTTTAACAGCCATCATTGAGGGAGTTCCAGCAGGTCTTCCTTTAACAGCTGAAGATATTAATAAAGACTTGAAACGCCGTCAAGGTGGTTATGGTCGAGGAAGTCGTATGCAAATTGAAACGGACCGTGTGGAAATTACTGCTGGAGTTCGTCATGGTAAAACAACAGGTGCACCAATCACTCTTAATGTAACAAACAAAGATCATCAGAAGTGGTTGGATATTATGGCTGTTGAGGATATTGAAGAGAAACTCAAAAGCAAGCGTCGCATCAAACACCCACGTCCAGGACATGCCGATTTGGTCGGTGGGATGAAATACCGTTTTAGTGATTTACGAAACTCTTTAGAGCGTTCAAGTGCCCGTGAAACCACAATGAGAGTGGCAGTTGGGGCTGTGGCAAAACGTATTTTGGAAGAACTTGATATTGAGATTGCAAATCATGTTGTTGTTTTTGGTGGGAAAGAAATTGATGTACCAGATGGATTAACTATTGCTCAGATTCGTGACCGCGCGGCCGCATCAGAAGTTTCCATTGTCAATCAAGAGCGTGAAGAGGAAATCAAGGCTTACATTGACCAAGTGAAACGTGATGGTGATACGATTGGTGGAGTCGTTGAAACAATCGTTGGCGGTGTTCCAGCTGGTTTGGGTTCCTATGTACAATGGGACCGGAAACTAGATGCGAAACTAGCACAGGCTGTTGTGTCAATTAATGCCTTTAAAGGTGCCGAATTTGGTCTTGGTTTTAAAACTGGCTATCTCCAAGGTAGTCAAGTAATGGACGAAATACTTTGGACAGAAGAGGATGGCTATACACGACGGACAAACCATTTGGGTGGTTTTGAAGGTGGTATGACAAACGGTCAACCATTAATTATCAGAGGGGTGATGAAACCAATTCCAACCCTTTACAAACCGCTTATGTCAGTCGATATTGATACTCACGAGCCTTATAAAGCTACTGTAGAGCGCTCGGATCCAACAGCTCTACCTGCTGCGGGTGTTGTGATGGAATCTGTTGTTGCAACGGTTATTGCAAATGAAATGTTGGAAAAATTCTCTTCAGATAATTTAGAGGAATTAAAAGCTGCGGTTGCTAGTCACCGTGACTATGTTAAGAATTTCTAG
- the pstB gene encoding phosphate ABC transporter ATP-binding protein codes for MTSPILQVKDLSVYYNKKKALNSVSIDFYPNEITALIGPSGSGKSTLLRSVNRMGDLNPEVTLTGAIDYNGKNIYSPRTDTVDLRKEIGMVFQQPNPFPMSIYENVVYGLRINGIKDKHVLDEAVEKSLIGASIWDEVKDRLHDSALGLSGGQQQRVCVARVLATSPKIILLDEPTSALDPISAGKIEDTLYGLKERYTMILVTRSMQQASRVSDRTGFFLDGDLIEYNDTKEMFLNPIHKETEDYITGKFG; via the coding sequence ATGACATCCCCTATTTTACAAGTAAAAGATTTGTCTGTTTACTACAATAAGAAAAAGGCCTTAAATAGTGTTTCAATTGACTTCTATCCAAATGAAATTACAGCCTTGATTGGTCCTTCTGGTTCAGGAAAATCAACACTTTTACGGTCTGTAAACCGTATGGGAGATTTAAATCCTGAAGTGACTCTGACGGGTGCGATTGATTATAATGGGAAAAACATCTATAGTCCACGTACAGATACTGTTGATTTGCGTAAGGAAATTGGAATGGTTTTCCAACAGCCAAACCCATTTCCAATGTCAATTTATGAGAACGTTGTCTATGGGCTTAGAATCAATGGTATTAAAGACAAGCATGTTTTAGACGAAGCTGTTGAAAAATCCTTGATTGGTGCATCCATTTGGGATGAGGTAAAGGATCGTCTCCATGATTCAGCATTAGGTCTTTCAGGTGGTCAGCAGCAGCGTGTATGTGTTGCTCGTGTATTGGCAACTAGTCCCAAAATCATTTTGTTAGATGAACCGACTTCAGCCCTAGACCCTATTTCAGCAGGTAAGATTGAAGATACACTCTACGGATTGAAAGAACGGTATACAATGATTTTAGTGACGCGTTCTATGCAACAAGCTTCACGTGTTTCAGATCGTACAGGCTTCTTCTTAGATGGCGACTTAATTGAGTACAATGACACCAAAGAAATGTTCCTAAACCCTATTCACAAAGAGACTGAAGATTATATCACAGGTAAATTTGGATAA
- a CDS encoding (d)CMP kinase — protein sequence MKSIQIAIDGPASSGKSTVAKIIAKQLGYTYLDTGAMYRSATFLALKNGIEVSNQEKIVELLESNPIRFGRDENGVQLVFVGECDVTLPIRDNQVTNNVSAVAALPLVREKMVHLQQEIAQAGGIVMDGRDIGTVVLPQAELKIFLIASVEERALRRFKENTERGIETDLETLKEEIAARDFKDSNRAISPLKAADDAITFDTTGVSIEGVVKFISEKAKEMLDK from the coding sequence ATGAAATCAATTCAAATCGCTATTGATGGTCCTGCTTCGAGCGGGAAATCAACAGTAGCTAAAATTATTGCAAAACAATTAGGATATACCTATTTAGACACTGGGGCCATGTATCGTTCAGCTACATTTCTAGCGTTGAAGAATGGTATAGAGGTGTCAAATCAAGAGAAAATCGTTGAGTTGCTTGAATCCAATCCGATTCGATTTGGCAGGGATGAGAATGGAGTGCAACTTGTATTTGTTGGTGAATGTGACGTGACGTTACCTATACGCGATAACCAAGTGACTAATAATGTTTCGGCAGTAGCGGCACTTCCTTTGGTAAGGGAAAAAATGGTTCATTTACAACAGGAAATTGCACAAGCTGGTGGTATCGTCATGGATGGTCGTGATATTGGCACTGTTGTACTTCCTCAAGCGGAGTTAAAAATCTTTCTCATTGCATCGGTTGAGGAACGGGCTTTACGTCGTTTTAAGGAAAATACGGAACGTGGCATCGAAACTGATTTGGAAACCTTAAAGGAGGAGATTGCAGCTCGTGATTTTAAAGATTCAAACCGAGCAATTTCGCCATTAAAAGCAGCAGATGATGCAATCACTTTTGATACGACCGGTGTATCCATTGAAGGTGTTGTGAAATTTATTTCAGAAAAAGCGAAAGAAATGCTTGACAAGTAG
- a CDS encoding 50S ribosomal protein L20, which produces MARVKGGVVSRKRRKRILKLSKGYYGAKHLLFRTAKEQVMNSYYYAYRDRRQKKRDFRKLWITRINAAARLNGLSYSQLMHGLKLAEIEVNRKMLADLAVNDAAAFTALADAAKAKLAK; this is translated from the coding sequence ATGGCACGTGTTAAAGGTGGCGTTGTTTCTCGTAAACGCCGTAAACGTATTTTAAAATTATCTAAAGGTTACTATGGAGCTAAACATCTCTTGTTCCGCACTGCGAAAGAACAAGTTATGAACTCTTACTACTATGCATACCGTGACCGCCGTCAGAAAAAACGTGATTTCCGTAAATTGTGGATCACTCGTATCAATGCGGCTGCTCGTTTGAATGGTTTGTCTTACTCACAATTGATGCACGGTTTGAAATTGGCTGAAATTGAAGTGAACCGTAAAATGCTTGCTGATTTAGCAGTAAACGATGCAGCAGCTTTCACAGCTCTTGCAGATGCTGCTAAAGCAAAACTTGCTAAATAA
- a CDS encoding 50S ribosomal protein L35, with protein MPKQKTHRASAKRFKRTGSGGLKRFRAYTSHRFHGKTKKQRRHLRKAGLVHSGDFKRIKSMLTGLK; from the coding sequence ATGCCAAAACAAAAAACTCACCGCGCATCAGCTAAACGTTTTAAACGTACAGGTTCTGGTGGATTGAAACGCTTCCGCGCTTATACTTCACACCGTTTCCACGGTAAAACTAAAAAACAACGTCGTCACCTTCGTAAAGCAGGTTTGGTGCATTCTGGTGACTTTAAGCGTATAAAATCAATGCTTACTGGTTTGAAATAA
- a CDS encoding LTA synthase family protein: protein MKKLIDIIKKNYQTRIGFIVLLLLSYWTKSLWAYFVDFHLDLSSLLQYLIAIFNPIPLAFLLLGLALYIKNTKLFYGIAITIYLVLFLWLFSNVVYYREFADYISVSTMMATSSVSTGLGETALELFNLWDLVYFADFIIIAIVLRKKQYKLNPKPFSKRASFAVSSLAILLFSVNLFTAEIDRPELLTRGFSNTYIVRALGLPAFFTYNAHQTYTTEKDRSDATAEDLVPVEEYVQEHYASPNSDYFGIAKGRNVIYLHLESLQQFVIDYKLNVDGVEYEVTPFLNSLYHSQSTLAFSNFFNQVKAGKTSDAEIMIETSLFGLNQGSFMVQYGGSNTQQAAPYILSQNGGYTSAVFHGNSASFWNRNNTYKQWGYNYFFDQSYFSEATAENSFQYGLNDKIMFADSIQYLEHLQQPFYAKFITVSNHYPYTSSLIGDEIGFPLADTPDETINGYFATANYLDDSIKAFFDYLKATGLYENSIIVLYGDHYGISNSRNPDLAPLIGKDSQTWSDFDNAMMQRVPYMIVVPGMTNGGISDTFGGEIDALPTLEHLLGIEANNYLQVGQDMLSSEHSQVVALRTAGNFITPKYTSYGGKIYYTETGVEITNPDEVTQKEIDDIKASAAAQLSASDAIQTGDLIRFYDNGLTALDASQYNYLESLATELALEKELGTKSTSLYSKNNNQSTVDLFKAPSYLELHSSSSSSDASSSSTTTSTSSSTKTSSSE from the coding sequence GTGAAAAAACTAATTGATATCATAAAAAAGAACTATCAGACTCGTATTGGATTCATAGTTTTACTATTATTAAGTTATTGGACAAAATCCCTTTGGGCCTATTTTGTTGATTTCCATTTGGATTTATCTAGTTTATTGCAATATTTAATTGCTATTTTTAATCCAATTCCACTAGCTTTTCTTTTACTCGGACTAGCACTTTATATAAAAAATACTAAGCTATTTTATGGAATTGCCATAACCATCTATCTTGTTTTGTTCCTATGGCTTTTCTCAAATGTCGTCTATTATAGAGAATTTGCTGATTACATTTCAGTTTCTACAATGATGGCAACTTCGAGTGTTTCCACTGGTCTTGGTGAAACAGCACTCGAGTTATTCAATTTATGGGATTTAGTCTATTTTGCGGATTTTATTATCATTGCAATAGTATTAAGAAAAAAACAATACAAACTAAACCCTAAACCTTTCTCAAAAAGAGCTAGTTTTGCAGTCTCTTCTTTAGCAATTTTATTATTTTCAGTAAACCTTTTTACTGCTGAGATTGATCGCCCAGAATTACTAACTCGTGGATTTTCAAATACGTATATCGTACGGGCTTTAGGTTTACCTGCATTCTTTACTTATAATGCACATCAGACTTACACTACGGAAAAGGATCGTTCTGATGCAACAGCAGAGGACCTTGTTCCTGTAGAAGAGTACGTTCAAGAACATTACGCCTCACCCAATAGTGACTATTTTGGAATCGCAAAAGGACGGAATGTTATTTATCTACACTTAGAAAGTTTGCAACAATTTGTAATTGATTATAAACTGAATGTTGATGGCGTTGAATATGAAGTAACACCATTTCTCAACTCTCTCTACCATTCACAGTCTACTTTGGCCTTTTCAAATTTCTTTAATCAAGTTAAAGCAGGAAAGACTTCTGATGCTGAAATTATGATTGAGACATCACTTTTTGGTCTCAATCAAGGCTCATTCATGGTTCAATATGGAGGAAGCAATACACAGCAGGCTGCGCCTTATATCCTTTCTCAGAATGGAGGCTATACTTCCGCTGTTTTCCACGGTAACTCAGCCAGCTTCTGGAACCGAAATAATACCTATAAACAATGGGGCTACAATTACTTCTTTGACCAGTCATATTTCTCTGAGGCGACTGCTGAAAACTCATTCCAGTATGGTTTGAATGATAAAATCATGTTCGCAGACTCGATTCAGTATCTCGAACATTTGCAACAACCTTTCTACGCAAAATTTATCACGGTGTCAAACCACTATCCCTACACTTCCAGTCTAATTGGCGATGAAATTGGCTTCCCTTTGGCAGATACACCTGATGAAACTATCAACGGGTACTTTGCTACAGCTAACTATTTAGATGACTCAATCAAGGCATTCTTTGACTATTTGAAAGCTACTGGTTTGTATGAAAATTCAATCATTGTTCTATATGGCGACCACTACGGGATTTCAAATTCTCGCAACCCTGACTTAGCTCCATTAATCGGAAAAGATTCTCAAACTTGGTCAGATTTTGACAATGCAATGATGCAACGAGTTCCATATATGATTGTAGTACCTGGAATGACAAATGGCGGAATTAGCGATACTTTTGGTGGTGAAATAGATGCCTTACCAACTCTCGAACACCTCTTAGGAATTGAAGCAAACAATTATCTTCAAGTTGGACAAGATATGCTCTCTAGCGAACACAGTCAAGTCGTTGCTCTCAGAACCGCAGGAAACTTTATCACACCAAAATATACCAGTTATGGCGGAAAAATATACTATACTGAAACTGGAGTTGAAATAACCAATCCAGATGAAGTTACTCAAAAAGAAATTGATGATATAAAAGCCTCTGCTGCGGCGCAATTATCTGCTAGTGACGCCATTCAAACTGGGGATCTTATCCGATTCTATGACAATGGTTTAACTGCCTTAGATGCAAGTCAATACAATTACTTAGAATCACTCGCAACTGAATTAGCTTTAGAAAAAGAACTTGGAACCAAATCAACAAGCTTATATAGCAAAAACAATAATCAATCAACTGTTGACCTCTTTAAAGCTCCAAGTTATCTGGAATTACACAGTAGTTCATCATCCAGTGATGCCTCGAGCTCAAGCACTACTACTTCCACAAGTTCATCAACAAAGACTAGCTCTAGTGAATAA
- a CDS encoding class I SAM-dependent rRNA methyltransferase: protein MKIIVSTIAEKKINKGISLLDSSDFKENQNLPDGQVSLFSKSRRYLGEAYLSPQNKGIGWLFSRNKIALSVDFFTNLFKKAKTVRQPFYHSNLTTAFRLFNQDGDGFGGLTIDLYGDYAVFSWYNTFVYSIRQLVIEAFQIVFPEVVGAYEKIRFQSELRDSNFLYGDQAPETFTVYENGVAYQVFLNDGLMTGIFLDQHDVRASLVDGLASGKKVLNMFSYTAAFSVAAAMGGASETVSVDLAKRSRDLSKAHFMANGLPLDHHQFVVMDVFEYFNYAKRKGLKFDMIILDPPSFARNKKHTFTVAKDYYKLIEQSLEILHSDGMIIASTNAANISIDKFKQQVQKGLGKVKYRFLQTYRLPNDFTVNKNDESSNYLKVFTIQVQK, encoded by the coding sequence ATGAAAATAATAGTTAGTACCATTGCAGAAAAAAAGATTAATAAAGGAATCAGCCTTTTAGACAGTTCAGATTTCAAGGAAAACCAAAACCTACCTGATGGTCAAGTGTCATTGTTTTCCAAGAGTAGAAGATATTTAGGCGAGGCTTACTTGTCTCCACAAAATAAGGGAATTGGTTGGCTTTTTAGTCGTAATAAAATAGCATTGTCTGTTGATTTTTTTACTAATCTCTTTAAAAAGGCAAAAACAGTACGCCAGCCGTTCTACCATTCAAATTTGACAACAGCTTTTCGCTTATTTAACCAAGATGGTGACGGTTTTGGTGGATTGACAATTGATTTATATGGAGATTACGCTGTTTTTTCTTGGTATAATACTTTTGTCTATTCCATTAGGCAGTTAGTTATTGAGGCCTTTCAAATTGTATTTCCTGAGGTAGTTGGAGCTTACGAGAAAATTCGTTTTCAGTCAGAATTAAGAGATTCTAATTTCCTGTATGGAGATCAGGCCCCGGAAACATTCACTGTTTACGAAAATGGTGTTGCTTATCAGGTATTTTTAAATGATGGATTGATGACTGGAATTTTCTTGGATCAACATGATGTTAGAGCTTCACTGGTTGATGGACTTGCTAGCGGTAAAAAAGTGCTAAATATGTTTTCATATACAGCTGCTTTTTCGGTTGCGGCAGCTATGGGTGGTGCGAGTGAGACTGTCTCAGTTGATTTGGCGAAACGATCACGTGATCTATCTAAAGCTCATTTTATGGCAAATGGTTTACCTCTTGATCACCATCAATTCGTTGTAATGGATGTTTTTGAATATTTTAATTATGCAAAGAGAAAGGGATTGAAGTTTGATATGATCATTCTGGATCCACCTAGCTTTGCTCGAAATAAAAAGCATACATTCACAGTGGCAAAAGATTATTACAAACTGATTGAACAATCACTTGAAATCTTACATTCAGATGGCATGATTATTGCCTCAACCAATGCTGCAAACATTTCGATAGACAAGTTTAAACAGCAAGTTCAGAAGGGACTTGGAAAAGTTAAGTATCGCTTTTTACAAACTTATCGCTTGCCAAACGATTTTACAGTTAATAAAAATGATGAAAGTAGTAATTACCTTAAGGTCTTTACAATACAGGTGCAAAAATGA